One Methylocaldum marinum DNA window includes the following coding sequences:
- a CDS encoding FAD-binding oxidoreductase — protein MTKFVPGEAPVKVPGDRTSRVVEYLLTHYRGLFATLVLLPVSALYAAYVSARERIVFALKSAPAKHDQKVRRVIEQIEAWKRDGCREKLCTARSGWKAMSELVPKYKLTHRNIDVGLYDILEIDEQRSLLRVEPLATMGQISRTLVARGWTLPVVPELDDLTVGGLIMGFGVESSSHKYGLIQHICASFDIVTAEGKLLRCSPSENADLYDLIPWSHGTLGFLVAAELKIIPAQKYVRLHYRPVYSLDEMVDVFEAESRDTEKNDFVEGLVYTRDQAVILYGSLAGEAGADGPVNAIGRWYKPWFYKHAESYLTARKEACEYVPLRDYFHRHTRSYFWAMEEIISFGNHPVFRWLLGWALPPRIELLKYTETETTRRLRERHHVVQDMLMPIRYLAESIRYFDEHFRLYPLWLSPMAVRENECGLGFIHPFRDDDGVSDDLYVDVGAYGTPQKEGFDNAHALPLLEKFVLEHRGYQALYARTTLSRKNFRAMFDHKDYDRLRERLPYCKQAFDEVYDKVSLKGRTSPVELRRMAKAKPRSRQ, from the coding sequence ATGACCAAGTTCGTACCCGGAGAAGCTCCGGTGAAAGTACCGGGCGATCGAACGTCCCGTGTTGTCGAATACCTGCTTACCCATTACCGCGGACTCTTCGCGACCCTCGTCCTCTTGCCCGTTTCGGCGTTGTACGCCGCGTATGTGTCGGCGCGCGAGCGAATCGTTTTCGCCCTCAAGAGTGCGCCCGCGAAGCACGATCAAAAAGTGCGGCGGGTGATCGAGCAGATCGAGGCGTGGAAGCGGGACGGTTGCCGGGAGAAGCTGTGCACCGCCCGCTCCGGCTGGAAAGCCATGAGCGAACTCGTGCCCAAATACAAACTGACCCATAGGAACATCGACGTCGGCCTGTACGACATCCTCGAAATCGATGAACAGCGCAGTCTGCTCAGGGTGGAGCCGCTGGCTACGATGGGCCAGATTTCGAGAACCCTGGTGGCTCGCGGATGGACCTTGCCCGTCGTCCCGGAACTGGACGACCTGACGGTGGGCGGCCTGATCATGGGTTTCGGCGTGGAAAGCAGCAGCCACAAATACGGATTGATCCAGCACATCTGCGCATCCTTCGACATCGTGACCGCCGAAGGCAAGCTGCTCAGGTGCAGCCCATCGGAGAACGCGGACCTTTACGACCTGATCCCGTGGAGCCACGGCACGCTGGGCTTTCTGGTCGCCGCCGAGCTGAAAATCATCCCGGCCCAAAAATACGTTCGGCTCCATTATCGGCCCGTTTATTCGCTGGACGAGATGGTGGACGTTTTCGAAGCGGAGAGCCGGGACACCGAGAAGAACGACTTTGTCGAGGGACTGGTCTACACCCGCGATCAGGCTGTCATCCTATATGGCAGCCTGGCCGGCGAGGCGGGAGCCGACGGACCGGTGAACGCCATCGGGCGCTGGTACAAGCCCTGGTTTTACAAGCACGCGGAAAGCTACCTCACGGCACGGAAAGAAGCTTGCGAGTACGTGCCGCTCAGAGACTATTTCCACCGCCATACACGAAGTTATTTCTGGGCGATGGAAGAAATCATTTCCTTCGGCAATCATCCCGTATTCAGATGGCTGCTCGGATGGGCGCTGCCGCCCCGGATCGAACTCTTGAAGTATACGGAAACGGAAACCACCCGGCGGCTCAGGGAACGGCATCACGTCGTCCAGGATATGCTGATGCCGATTCGATACCTGGCGGAATCGATTCGGTACTTCGACGAACATTTCCGGCTCTACCCGCTTTGGCTTTCACCCATGGCGGTCCGTGAGAACGAGTGCGGACTCGGGTTCATACATCCCTTTCGCGACGACGATGGCGTTTCGGACGACCTTTACGTCGACGTCGGCGCGTACGGCACGCCTCAAAAGGAGGGTTTCGACAACGCCCATGCCTTGCCCCTGCTTGAAAAGTTCGTCCTGGAGCACAGGGGGTATCAGGCGCTCTATGCCAGAACCACGCTGAGCCGGAAGAACTTCAGGGCCATGTTCGATCACAAGGACTACGACCGGCTGCGCGAGCGGCTGCCGTACTGCAAGCAGGCCTTCGACGAGGTTTACGACAAGGTATCGTTAAAGGGCAGAACCTCGCCGGTCGAGCTCAGGCGGATGGCAAAGGCAAAGCCTCGGAGTCGCCAATAA
- a CDS encoding cytochrome P450 yields MGERQLKEPPKLSGALPLAGHIFSFGKNPHAFMMRLRRQLGDVAEFRLFHQSMVLLTGTEASEAFYRAPDEVLDQGPAYKIMTPIFGKGVVFDAPIARKNQQLLMLMPALRDKPMRTYSDIIVDEVETLLDRWGDSGEIDLLEFTKELTIYTSSHCLLGAEFRYELNREFVRIYHDLEQGIQPIAYVFPDLPLPVFRRRDKARARLQQLVSQIMEKRARQAENRTNVFQMLIDASYEDGSKLTAHEITGMLIAAVFAGHHTSSGTTAWVLIELLRHPEHMRSVVAEIEERFGSDGAVDFESLRQLPKLENVIKEVLRLHPPLIILMRKVMQDFYVKDYVIKAGKFVCAAPSVTHRIPELFPDPDRFDPDRYSPERAEDRDLFGWQAFGGGRHKCSGNAFALFQIKAIFCVLLRRYEFELAGSPESYRDDYRKMVVEPGSPCLVRYRKRRRTGLNVAGEESASIRPEPAAGSFRIVVDRDLCKGHAHCMAEAPEIFLVDENGRLDVLEERPVPALIEKARAAEKYCPTRAIKILDDPEP; encoded by the coding sequence TCTCGCGGGACATATTTTCAGTTTCGGCAAGAATCCGCACGCTTTCATGATGCGGCTGCGCCGCCAACTGGGGGACGTGGCCGAATTCAGGCTGTTCCACCAGAGCATGGTTCTGCTGACCGGCACGGAAGCCAGCGAGGCGTTCTACCGCGCTCCCGACGAGGTACTCGACCAGGGACCCGCCTACAAGATCATGACGCCGATTTTCGGGAAGGGCGTGGTATTCGACGCGCCCATTGCCAGAAAAAATCAGCAGTTGCTGATGCTGATGCCGGCACTTCGGGATAAGCCCATGCGGACCTATTCCGACATCATCGTCGACGAGGTCGAGACTCTGCTCGATCGCTGGGGCGATTCCGGCGAGATCGATCTGCTCGAATTCACCAAGGAGCTGACGATTTACACGTCCAGCCATTGCCTGCTCGGGGCCGAATTCAGGTATGAGCTGAACCGGGAATTCGTGCGGATTTATCACGACCTGGAGCAGGGCATTCAGCCCATCGCCTATGTTTTTCCGGACTTGCCGCTGCCGGTGTTCCGCCGCCGCGACAAGGCGCGCGCAAGGCTTCAGCAACTGGTGTCCCAGATCATGGAGAAGCGCGCACGACAGGCGGAAAACCGCACCAACGTATTCCAGATGCTGATCGACGCCAGCTACGAGGACGGCAGCAAGCTGACCGCCCACGAAATTACCGGCATGCTGATCGCGGCCGTGTTCGCGGGCCATCACACCAGTTCGGGAACCACCGCCTGGGTGCTGATCGAACTGCTCCGCCACCCCGAGCATATGAGGTCCGTCGTCGCGGAAATCGAGGAGCGGTTCGGATCCGATGGCGCGGTCGATTTCGAATCGCTGAGACAGCTTCCAAAGCTCGAAAACGTCATCAAGGAAGTCCTCCGTCTGCATCCGCCGCTGATCATTCTGATGCGCAAGGTGATGCAGGATTTTTACGTCAAGGATTATGTCATCAAGGCCGGTAAGTTCGTCTGCGCGGCGCCGTCGGTGACCCACAGAATCCCGGAGTTGTTCCCCGATCCCGACCGGTTCGATCCGGACCGCTACTCCCCGGAACGTGCCGAGGACAGAGATCTGTTCGGCTGGCAGGCTTTTGGCGGCGGGCGTCACAAATGCTCGGGCAACGCCTTTGCCCTGTTTCAAATCAAGGCCATCTTCTGCGTGCTGCTCAGGCGCTACGAGTTCGAATTGGCCGGCTCCCCGGAAAGCTATCGCGACGATTACCGGAAGATGGTGGTCGAGCCCGGATCGCCTTGTCTCGTGCGCTATCGGAAGCGGCGCCGCACGGGGCTGAACGTGGCCGGAGAAGAGTCCGCAAGCATTCGCCCTGAACCGGCCGCCGGGAGTTTCCGGATCGTGGTCGACCGGGATCTGTGTAAGGGACATGCCCATTGCATGGCGGAAGCTCCGGAAATTTTTCTGGTCGACGAGAACGGACGCCTCGATGTGCTCGAAGAACGACCCGTGCCGGCACTGATCGAGAAAGCGAGAGCGGCGGAAAAATACTGCCCGACTCGGGCGATAAAAATCCTGGACGACCCGGAACCCTGA